From the genome of Elusimicrobiota bacterium, one region includes:
- a CDS encoding peptidoglycan bridge formation glycyltransferase FemA/FemB family protein, translating to MDQKTRHNIRLAGKEGVTIRPVAPREEIETFYRILVDTARPTDFLIRPAGYFWTFKSGWAQGKAQFSRPSARGNRFPGPWALTHGKTTWYALRRQRQHRPSIHAQPSDAMDHDPLGEIQRLHALRFRVVPSNLKPEDPCGLYRFKKGFGAELTEFVGGNTTACMSLGSISCGRQRLPIFMKIWRAILLLLSPFDRPEAD from the coding sequence ATGGATCAGAAGACCCGCCATAACATTCGTTTGGCGGGAAAAGAAGGCGTGACCATCCGCCCGGTCGCTCCCCGCGAAGAGATTGAAACCTTCTACCGCATCCTCGTCGATACGGCCCGGCCGACGGATTTTTTGATTCGGCCGGCGGGGTATTTTTGGACATTCAAAAGCGGTTGGGCGCAGGGGAAGGCTCAATTTTCCCGGCCGAGCGCGAGGGGAAACCGATTTCCGGGGCCCTGGGCGCTCACCCATGGGAAAACAACCTGGTATGCCTTACGGCGCCAGCGCCAACACCGACCGTCAATACATGCCCAACCATCTGATGCAATGGACCATGATCCGCTGGGCGAAATCCAACGCCTGCACGCTCTACGATTTCGCGTTGTGCCGAGCAACCTGAAACCGGAGGATCCGTGTGGGTTGTATCGGTTCAAGAAAGGCTTTGGGGCGGAACTGACGGAGTTTGTGGGGGGGAATACGACCGCGTGCATGTCCCTTGGCTCTATTTCCTGTGGGCGCCAGCGGTTGCCGATCTTTATGAAAATCTGGCGGGCGATCCTCCTTCTTCTGTCCCCGTTCGATCGTCCTGAGGCCGACTGA